One window of the Benincasa hispida cultivar B227 chromosome 3, ASM972705v1, whole genome shotgun sequence genome contains the following:
- the LOC120073585 gene encoding extensin-like, which translates to MSSASDSQNQTMSFGNNSLVSSYSSSSISLSSPRSPKKTSKPSIQSKPTHDRATFSSSQRPSKPTTTPTKLPSKTSKAIATLPAETSQPKPKITHKSEPKKPSKPRQHLSSTAATKLYTKLAPPPFIPNITPMGATHDPLPTYLHNTPSPAVRPPPPLSIQPLATIYSVDSDASSQPLHSSIVISSPGMPHTPVGTPTFTPPIPPL; encoded by the coding sequence ATGTCGTCTGCTTCAGATAGTCAGAACCAGACCATGAGCTTTGGAAACAACTCGCTGGTAAGTTCCTACTCTTCCTCGTCTATTTCGCTTTCGTCTCCTCGGAGCCCTAAAAAAACCTCCAAACCCTCTATCCAATCCAAACCTACGCACGACAGAGCAACCTTCTCTTCCTCCCAAAGGCCGTCGAAGCCTACCACAACACCCACAAAACTCCCTTCCAAAACCTCCAAAGCCATCGCTACTCTTCCGGCCGAGACCTCTCAACCAAAACCCAAAATTACCCATAAGTCAGAGCCCAAAAAACCTTCAAAACCGAGGCAGCATCTGTCATCCACGGCTGCCACTAAGCTTTACACCAAGCTTGCCCCACCACCATTCATTCCTAACATAACCCCGATGGGTGCAACGCATGACCCACTTCCAACCTACCTTCACAACACCCCATCTCCAGCCGTGCGTCCACCGCCTCCACTTTCAATCCAACCCTTAGCAACCATCTACTCAGTCGACTCAGACGCATCTAGCCAACCACTGCATTCGTCCATCGTCATATCCTCCCCTGGGATGCCTCATACCCCAGTAGGCACCCCTACATTTACTCCACCCATACCCCCCCTCTGA